One Citricoccus sp. K5 DNA window includes the following coding sequences:
- a CDS encoding nuclear transport factor 2 family protein, which produces MTEPRPPFPPFTEETARQKVQAAEDAWNTCDPHRVSLAYTSDSAWRNRDRFLTGRQEIVEFLTAKWEREQEYALRKNLWSYSGNRIAVRFQYESRDRDGQWWRSYGNELWEFDENGLMCRREASINDLAIDALERRIRGPRTESERGLELPLQ; this is translated from the coding sequence ATGACGGAACCCCGCCCGCCGTTCCCGCCCTTCACCGAGGAGACCGCCCGGCAGAAGGTCCAGGCCGCCGAGGACGCCTGGAACACCTGTGACCCGCACCGGGTCTCTCTGGCCTACACATCCGACTCCGCCTGGCGCAACCGGGACCGGTTCCTCACGGGCCGGCAGGAGATCGTCGAGTTCCTCACGGCGAAATGGGAGCGCGAACAGGAGTACGCGCTGCGCAAGAATCTGTGGAGTTACTCCGGGAACAGGATCGCGGTCCGGTTCCAGTACGAATCCCGTGACCGCGACGGCCAGTGGTGGCGCAGCTACGGCAACGAGCTGTGGGAGTTCGATGAGAACGGGCTGATGTGCCGGCGGGAGGCCAGCATCAACGACCTGGCCATCGACGCCCTCGAGCGCCGGATCCGGGGGCCTCGGACGGAATCGGAGCGGGGCTTGGAGCTCCCCCTCCAGTAG
- a CDS encoding 23S rRNA (pseudouridine(1915)-N(3))-methyltransferase RlmH: MSVKVLAIGKKHESWVSEGIDRYVKRLKKPFDVTWQLLPHSSREGDAAREEESTRILAKVGERDHLMLLDERGTNFDSPGLSRHLQGRFDAGQSVTLVIGGAYGVDGSVHSRANTVWSLSRLVFPHQLVRLVVAEQLYRAQEIAGGRPYHHV; encoded by the coding sequence ATGAGCGTGAAGGTCCTGGCCATCGGCAAGAAGCACGAATCCTGGGTGTCCGAGGGCATCGACCGCTACGTCAAACGACTCAAGAAGCCCTTCGACGTCACGTGGCAGCTGCTTCCCCACTCCTCCCGCGAGGGTGACGCGGCCCGCGAGGAGGAATCGACCCGCATCCTGGCCAAGGTCGGCGAGCGCGATCACCTGATGCTGCTCGACGAACGCGGCACCAACTTCGACTCCCCCGGCCTGTCCCGCCACCTCCAGGGCCGGTTCGACGCCGGACAGAGCGTCACCCTCGTCATCGGCGGCGCCTACGGTGTGGACGGCTCCGTGCATTCCCGCGCCAACACGGTCTGGTCACTGTCCCGGCTCGTCTTCCCCCACCAGCTCGTCCGCCTGGTCGTGGCCGAACAGCTCTACCGCGCTCAGGAGATCGCCGGCGGCCGGCCGTACCACCACGTGTAG
- a CDS encoding aminotransferase class V-fold PLP-dependent enzyme — protein MTGTSETTHAPTAAEINLWREDFPLLATEVNGHPLAYLDSGATSQKPRAVLDAERHYYENLNAAVHRGAHTLAAEATLLFEDARATVAGFVGAEEDEIVWTSNATEALNLVAYAFSNASAGRGGAGAERFRLGAGDEIVVTEMEHHANLIPWQELAFRTGASLRYIPVGDDGALRMEAVDEVITPRTRLLAFTHVSNVLGLINPVEELVARARAVGAFVVLDACQSVPHLPVDLKALDVDFAAFSGHKMLAPTGIGALYGRRELLAAMPPFLTGGSMITTVTMDAAEYLPPPQRFEAGTQKVSQAIALAAAVEYLKGIGMDRIAAHEDELGARLLAGLAEIPGVTVLGGSAPGPRVGAASFDLAGVHAHDVGQFLDDQGIAIRVGHHCAQPLHRRLGITASTRASTYLYNTTEEVDRFLDGVAATANFFGVKA, from the coding sequence ATGACCGGAACCTCCGAGACGACCCACGCCCCCACGGCGGCCGAGATCAATCTCTGGCGTGAGGACTTCCCGCTGCTGGCCACCGAGGTGAACGGCCATCCGCTGGCCTACCTGGACTCCGGCGCCACGTCACAGAAGCCGCGAGCCGTGCTGGATGCCGAGCGGCACTACTACGAGAACCTCAACGCCGCCGTCCACCGCGGCGCCCACACGCTGGCCGCGGAGGCCACCCTCCTGTTCGAGGACGCCCGGGCCACGGTCGCCGGATTCGTGGGCGCGGAGGAGGACGAGATCGTCTGGACCTCCAACGCCACCGAGGCCCTGAACCTGGTGGCCTATGCGTTCTCCAATGCCAGCGCGGGCCGCGGCGGCGCCGGGGCCGAGCGGTTCCGGCTGGGCGCCGGGGACGAGATCGTGGTGACGGAGATGGAGCACCACGCCAACCTCATCCCCTGGCAGGAGCTTGCCTTCCGCACCGGCGCCTCGCTGCGCTACATCCCGGTGGGCGACGACGGCGCCCTGCGGATGGAGGCTGTGGACGAGGTCATCACCCCACGCACCCGCCTGCTGGCTTTCACCCACGTCTCGAACGTCCTGGGGCTCATCAATCCGGTCGAGGAACTCGTGGCCCGGGCGCGCGCCGTCGGAGCGTTCGTGGTGCTGGACGCCTGCCAGTCCGTCCCGCACCTGCCCGTGGACCTGAAGGCACTCGATGTGGACTTCGCCGCGTTCTCCGGCCACAAGATGCTCGCCCCCACGGGCATCGGCGCCCTCTACGGCCGCCGCGAGCTGCTGGCCGCCATGCCCCCGTTCCTCACCGGCGGCTCCATGATCACCACGGTCACCATGGACGCCGCGGAGTACCTGCCGCCCCCGCAGCGCTTCGAGGCCGGCACCCAGAAGGTCTCGCAGGCCATCGCCCTGGCCGCCGCCGTGGAGTACCTGAAGGGCATCGGCATGGACCGCATCGCCGCCCACGAGGACGAACTCGGCGCGCGCCTGCTGGCCGGGCTCGCCGAGATCCCCGGCGTGACGGTACTGGGCGGGTCCGCTCCCGGACCGCGCGTGGGCGCGGCCAGCTTCGACCTCGCCGGGGTGCATGCCCACGACGTCGGCCAGTTCCTGGACGATCAGGGCATCGCCATCCGCGTGGGCCACCATTGCGCCCAGCCCCTGCACCGGCGCCTCGGGATCACGGCCTCCACCCGTGCCAGCACCTACCTCTACAACACCACCGAGGAGGTGGACCGCTTCCTGGACGGAGTGGCCGCCACCGCGAACTTCTTTGGAGTGAAGGCGTGA
- the tadA gene encoding tRNA adenosine(34) deaminase TadA, with protein MKTSHHEWMGAALDQARAALETSDVPIGAVVVGPDGSILGTGRNEREATGDPTAHAEVLALREAASARREAGDGDGWRLADCTLVVTLEPCAMCAGALVLARVPRLVFGAWDPKAGACGSVFDVVREPRLNHWVEVHAGLREEECAGLLTDFFREHRS; from the coding sequence ATGAAGACCTCGCACCACGAGTGGATGGGTGCTGCCCTGGACCAGGCCCGTGCCGCACTGGAGACCTCCGACGTGCCGATCGGCGCCGTCGTCGTGGGCCCGGACGGGAGCATCCTGGGGACCGGACGCAACGAGCGCGAGGCGACCGGGGATCCCACCGCCCACGCCGAGGTGCTCGCGCTGCGCGAGGCCGCGTCCGCGCGTCGTGAAGCAGGCGATGGCGACGGCTGGCGATTGGCCGACTGCACGCTGGTGGTCACGTTGGAACCGTGTGCCATGTGCGCCGGGGCCCTGGTGCTGGCGCGCGTCCCGCGCCTGGTGTTCGGTGCCTGGGACCCCAAGGCGGGAGCGTGTGGATCCGTATTCGATGTGGTGCGCGAACCCCGGCTGAACCACTGGGTGGAAGTCCACGCCGGCCTCCGCGAGGAGGAGTGCGCCGGGCTCCTGACCGACTTCTTCCGGGAGCACCGCTCCTGA
- a CDS encoding aminomethyl transferase family protein has protein sequence MSQHPESLAAAIARAGSPVEYLRHAPSKPTVFPVQPEFTNWRSEQQSWRNSVALLDQSHHMTDLFITGPDALRLLSDVGVNSFAKFAPDKAKQFIAVNHEGYLIGDAILFYLEEDSFDLVGWHMVLDWVQYHGETGDYDVTFERDASSAVRQGEPKQYRFEVQGPRALELMEKATGAAVPETRFFGMATFEIDGLQVRSLRHGMAGQPGFELFGPWADGERVRAALVDAGEGLDLVQVGSKAYSSSNLESAWVPSPFPAIFSGEGTEAYREWLPASRAGSLAGSFDSAAVEDYYLTPYDLGYGRSVSFDHEFIGKAALERHAAEQKRQKVTLVWKPEDVAAAIKTQFEPGVPAKYIDVPKARYGQYQVDRVLVDGRDVGISHDAGYLTNEHAFVSLASLDLDVATPGTEVTVVWGETTPSAKPSVEDHRQVRIRAIVEPAPYSAFARENYRKN, from the coding sequence ATGTCCCAGCATCCCGAATCCCTGGCCGCGGCCATCGCCCGCGCCGGCTCGCCCGTCGAGTACCTGCGCCATGCCCCGTCGAAGCCCACCGTCTTCCCCGTGCAACCGGAGTTCACGAACTGGCGCTCGGAGCAGCAGTCCTGGCGCAACTCCGTGGCGCTGCTGGACCAGTCACACCACATGACCGACCTGTTCATCACCGGCCCGGATGCGCTGAGGCTGCTCTCCGACGTGGGAGTCAACAGCTTCGCGAAGTTCGCTCCGGACAAGGCCAAGCAGTTCATCGCCGTCAACCATGAGGGCTACCTGATCGGCGACGCCATCCTGTTCTACCTCGAGGAGGACTCCTTCGACTTGGTCGGCTGGCACATGGTCTTGGACTGGGTTCAGTACCACGGGGAGACCGGTGACTATGACGTCACCTTCGAGCGTGATGCCAGCTCAGCCGTGCGCCAGGGCGAGCCGAAGCAGTACCGATTCGAGGTCCAGGGCCCCCGTGCCCTCGAACTCATGGAGAAGGCCACGGGTGCCGCCGTCCCGGAGACCCGGTTCTTCGGCATGGCCACCTTCGAGATCGACGGCCTCCAGGTCCGCTCCCTGCGCCACGGCATGGCGGGACAGCCGGGCTTCGAGCTCTTCGGTCCGTGGGCCGACGGTGAGCGGGTCCGGGCCGCCTTGGTGGACGCCGGGGAAGGGCTGGACCTGGTGCAGGTCGGCTCGAAGGCCTACTCCTCCTCCAACCTGGAATCCGCCTGGGTCCCCTCTCCGTTTCCGGCGATCTTCAGCGGCGAGGGCACCGAGGCCTACCGCGAGTGGTTGCCGGCCAGCCGGGCCGGTTCCCTGGCGGGCAGCTTCGACTCCGCGGCGGTGGAGGACTACTACCTGACGCCGTACGACCTGGGTTACGGACGGAGCGTGTCCTTCGACCACGAGTTCATCGGCAAGGCTGCCCTGGAGCGACACGCGGCCGAGCAGAAGCGCCAGAAGGTCACCCTGGTCTGGAAGCCGGAGGACGTCGCCGCCGCGATCAAGACGCAGTTCGAGCCGGGGGTCCCGGCGAAGTACATCGACGTGCCCAAGGCGCGTTACGGCCAGTACCAGGTGGACCGGGTCCTGGTGGACGGCCGGGACGTCGGGATCTCGCACGACGCCGGCTACCTCACCAATGAGCACGCGTTCGTCTCGCTGGCGAGCCTCGACCTTGACGTGGCCACTCCCGGCACCGAGGTCACCGTGGTGTGGGGCGAGACGACGCCCTCGGCCAAGCCCTCGGTGGAGGACCACCGCCAGGTGCGGATCCGGGCCATCGTGGAGCCGGCCCCGTACTCCGCCTTCGCCCGGGAGAACTACCGCAAGAACTAG
- a CDS encoding ATP-dependent helicase: MARDSRRVSAEPAADEVLARFTPATREWFEGAFAAPTTAQLGAWDAVSSGQHALVVAPTGSGKTLSAFLWALDGFLRAPSATKQTRVLYISPLKALGVDVERNLRAPLIGITQTAQRLGEAAPDVRVGVRSGDTPARERRQLASHPPDILITTPESLYLMLTSQARSTLAGVQTVIVDEVHAVAGTKRGAHLAVSLERLDSLLAKPAQRIGLSATVEPKEEVARFLGGIQPVRIVAPASTKSWNVHVTVPVPDMTELPSASSAHDLGPGSGLQTNASIWPHVEERIVDLVEANRSTIVFANSRRLAERLTGRLNEIWEERQGADPPPEVPDAGRSGPPAQLMGGAGQSAGHASQGTGTEFARAHHGSVSKEQRALIEDALKSGHLRCVVATSSLELGIDMGAVDLVIQVESPPSVASGLQRVGRAGHQVGETSTGWFFPKHRGDLVDTTVVVERMLSGRIESMSIPANPLDILAQQTVAACALDELDVETWFDLLRRSAPFATLPHSAYESVLDLLSGRYPSDEFAELRPRVVWDREAGTLTGRNGSQWLAVTSGGTIPDRGLFGVFLAGTEDEKTGDAKATSGTARTGGRRVGELDEEMVYESRVGDVIVLGATSWQIQDITHDRVLVIPAFGQPGRLPFWRGDAEGRPVELGEAVGAFRREVSAGLGGDGAGVENPMAERLAAAGLDEWAQDNLSAYLTEQREATGQLPTEKTLVVERFHDELGDWRVVLHSPFGLPVHAPWALAVGARLQARYGMDGSAMAADDGIVLRVPMMEDEPPGADLFLFSAEELEELVTAEVGGSALFAARFRENAARALLLPRRDPGKRTPLWQQRQRSAQLLEVARKYPQFPIILETVRECLQDVYDLPALKDLATRIEAKSLRLVETTTQTPSPFAQSLLFGYVAQFIYEGDSPLAERRAAALSLDPGLLNELLGRAELRDLLDPDVMATVEADLQRLSPDRRVKGAEGLADLLRLLGPLTAEGAAARLRPAEETDEDETSLLDQLVTANRALRVRINGETRYAAVEDAARLRDALGVAVPMGIPLAFIEPVEDPLGDLVSRYARTHGPFTAAEAGVALGLGAAVVLQVLQRLAAEHRVTEGQFRPTAGHGADGDGSRASGPHETEWCEVEVLRRIRRRSLAVLRAEVEPVEQSAYARFLADWQHLSPASGGGSPATLTGIDGVATVLDQLSGVPVPASGWESHVLPSRVRDYTPALLDELLASGEFLWSGTAAASGNDGWIAFHSAESADLSLARTENVELGPTHRALLEVLDGGGAWFFGQLAERARTVLAAAEVTRDEPAPRVSSGDLLGALWDLVWAGLVGNDTFAPVRGLLGQGRTAHKSRSRSPRARPVRPGRGARLSRLKRLEEASGSLGSDAGRTDSLARPAGGLPSDLGPMDVARAAGRWSLLPEPSADPTLRAHATAEYLLDRYGVITRGSVMTEEVPGGFATQYRLLTRMEEAGQVRRGYYVEHLGAAQFSTGATVDRLRGFAQQDLPALQPQHAGAPSPWQDDRAAPAPQAIALAATDPANPYGAALPWPELPAGPDGVRPTGQRPGRKAGAVVVLVAGELALYVERGGRTLLLFSEDPAALGATATALAWALRTARVEKMSLEKVNGVPLNGTPLATALAEVGFYSSPSGLRFRS, from the coding sequence ATGGCCCGAGACTCCCGACGCGTCTCCGCAGAACCTGCTGCGGACGAGGTGCTTGCCCGCTTCACCCCTGCCACCCGCGAGTGGTTCGAGGGGGCCTTCGCCGCGCCGACCACCGCGCAGCTCGGCGCCTGGGACGCCGTCTCCTCCGGCCAGCACGCGCTGGTCGTCGCGCCCACCGGCTCGGGCAAGACGCTCTCGGCCTTCCTCTGGGCCCTCGACGGGTTCCTGCGCGCGCCCTCGGCCACGAAACAGACCCGTGTCCTCTACATCTCCCCCCTCAAGGCCCTGGGCGTGGACGTCGAGCGCAACCTGCGGGCGCCGCTCATCGGCATCACCCAGACGGCCCAGCGCCTCGGGGAGGCCGCCCCGGACGTCCGCGTGGGCGTGCGGTCCGGGGACACCCCTGCCCGCGAGCGCCGGCAGCTGGCCAGTCATCCTCCGGACATCCTCATCACCACCCCGGAATCCCTCTACCTCATGCTGACCTCACAGGCCCGGTCCACCCTGGCGGGGGTTCAGACGGTGATCGTGGACGAGGTCCATGCCGTGGCCGGAACCAAGCGCGGCGCCCACCTCGCAGTCTCCCTCGAACGGCTCGACTCGCTATTGGCGAAGCCGGCCCAACGCATCGGGCTCTCGGCCACGGTGGAGCCGAAGGAGGAGGTCGCCCGCTTCCTCGGCGGCATTCAACCGGTCCGGATCGTGGCCCCGGCCTCCACCAAGTCCTGGAACGTGCACGTCACCGTCCCGGTACCGGACATGACCGAGCTGCCCTCGGCCTCCTCCGCCCACGATCTGGGACCCGGTTCCGGGCTGCAGACGAACGCCTCGATCTGGCCCCACGTGGAGGAGCGGATCGTCGACCTGGTCGAGGCGAACCGCTCCACCATCGTCTTCGCCAACTCCCGCCGTCTCGCCGAGCGGCTCACCGGCCGACTCAACGAGATCTGGGAGGAACGGCAGGGCGCGGACCCGCCCCCGGAGGTGCCCGACGCCGGCCGGTCCGGTCCTCCTGCCCAGCTGATGGGCGGCGCGGGCCAGTCTGCCGGCCATGCCTCGCAGGGAACCGGCACCGAGTTCGCCCGAGCGCACCACGGTTCGGTCTCCAAGGAACAACGCGCCCTCATCGAGGACGCGCTCAAGTCCGGCCATTTGCGCTGCGTGGTCGCCACCAGTTCGCTGGAGCTCGGCATCGACATGGGCGCGGTGGACCTCGTCATCCAGGTCGAGTCACCGCCCTCGGTGGCCTCCGGACTGCAGCGCGTGGGCCGGGCCGGCCACCAGGTCGGTGAGACGTCCACCGGCTGGTTCTTCCCCAAGCACCGCGGGGACCTGGTGGACACCACCGTGGTGGTCGAGCGCATGCTCTCCGGCCGGATCGAGTCGATGTCCATCCCGGCCAACCCGCTTGACATCCTGGCTCAGCAGACCGTGGCCGCCTGTGCCCTGGACGAGCTCGACGTCGAGACCTGGTTCGACCTACTCCGGCGTTCCGCGCCCTTCGCGACCCTGCCGCATTCCGCCTACGAGTCGGTACTCGACCTGCTCTCCGGCCGCTACCCCTCGGACGAATTCGCCGAGCTGCGACCACGCGTGGTCTGGGACCGGGAGGCCGGCACCCTGACGGGACGCAACGGCTCGCAGTGGCTGGCGGTCACCTCCGGCGGGACCATCCCGGACCGCGGCCTCTTCGGCGTCTTCCTCGCCGGCACCGAGGACGAGAAGACCGGCGACGCGAAGGCCACGTCAGGCACCGCGCGCACGGGCGGGCGGCGCGTGGGCGAACTCGATGAGGAGATGGTCTACGAATCCCGCGTGGGAGACGTGATCGTCCTCGGCGCCACGAGCTGGCAGATCCAGGACATCACCCACGACCGGGTCCTCGTGATCCCCGCCTTCGGGCAGCCGGGGCGCCTCCCGTTCTGGCGGGGCGATGCCGAGGGCCGCCCCGTCGAACTCGGCGAGGCGGTCGGGGCCTTCCGCCGCGAGGTGTCGGCCGGGCTGGGCGGTGACGGGGCCGGCGTCGAGAACCCGATGGCCGAGCGCCTGGCGGCGGCCGGACTGGACGAGTGGGCCCAGGACAACCTGAGCGCGTACCTGACCGAGCAGCGCGAGGCCACCGGGCAGCTGCCCACGGAGAAGACCCTCGTGGTGGAGCGGTTCCATGACGAGCTCGGGGACTGGCGCGTGGTGCTGCACTCTCCTTTCGGCCTGCCGGTGCACGCGCCGTGGGCGCTGGCCGTCGGGGCCCGGCTGCAGGCGCGGTACGGCATGGACGGCTCGGCGATGGCCGCCGACGACGGCATCGTGCTGCGCGTGCCGATGATGGAGGACGAGCCGCCCGGGGCGGACCTGTTCCTCTTCTCGGCGGAGGAACTCGAGGAACTGGTCACCGCCGAGGTGGGCGGTTCGGCGCTGTTCGCCGCCCGGTTCCGGGAGAACGCCGCCCGGGCGCTGCTGCTCCCCCGCCGGGATCCCGGCAAGCGCACCCCCCTGTGGCAGCAGCGCCAGCGCTCGGCACAGCTGCTGGAGGTCGCGCGGAAGTACCCGCAATTCCCGATCATCCTCGAGACCGTCCGCGAATGCCTGCAGGACGTCTACGACCTTCCGGCCCTCAAGGACCTCGCCACCCGGATCGAGGCGAAGTCCCTGCGGCTGGTGGAGACCACCACGCAGACCCCCTCGCCCTTCGCCCAGTCGCTGCTGTTCGGCTACGTGGCCCAGTTCATCTACGAGGGCGACTCCCCGCTGGCCGAGCGCCGGGCCGCCGCCCTGTCCCTGGACCCCGGCCTGCTCAACGAACTGCTGGGACGGGCCGAACTCCGCGATCTCCTGGATCCGGACGTCATGGCCACGGTGGAGGCCGACCTGCAACGGCTCTCCCCGGACCGCCGGGTCAAGGGCGCCGAGGGGCTCGCGGACCTCCTCCGCCTGCTCGGCCCCCTGACCGCCGAGGGCGCCGCGGCCCGATTACGTCCCGCGGAGGAGACGGACGAGGACGAGACCAGCCTGCTGGACCAGCTCGTCACCGCGAACCGGGCCCTGCGGGTCCGGATCAACGGCGAGACCCGGTATGCCGCCGTGGAGGATGCGGCCCGGTTGCGCGATGCCCTCGGTGTGGCCGTGCCCATGGGCATCCCGCTGGCCTTCATCGAGCCCGTCGAGGATCCGCTCGGAGACCTCGTCTCCCGCTACGCGCGCACCCACGGGCCCTTCACCGCCGCCGAAGCCGGGGTGGCGCTGGGACTGGGCGCCGCCGTCGTGCTCCAGGTCCTGCAGCGGCTCGCCGCCGAGCACCGCGTGACCGAGGGGCAGTTCCGCCCCACGGCCGGCCACGGTGCTGACGGGGATGGTTCCCGGGCCTCCGGCCCGCACGAGACCGAGTGGTGCGAGGTCGAGGTGCTGCGGCGCATCCGGCGGCGTTCCCTGGCGGTACTGCGGGCGGAGGTGGAGCCCGTCGAACAGTCCGCCTATGCCCGGTTCCTCGCCGATTGGCAGCACCTGTCCCCGGCTTCCGGCGGCGGATCACCGGCCACGCTGACCGGGATCGACGGGGTGGCCACCGTGCTCGACCAGCTCTCCGGCGTCCCGGTGCCCGCCAGCGGGTGGGAGAGCCACGTCCTGCCCTCCCGCGTCCGCGACTACACGCCGGCCCTCCTGGACGAGCTGCTGGCCAGCGGCGAGTTCCTCTGGTCCGGCACGGCCGCCGCCAGCGGCAACGACGGCTGGATCGCCTTCCACAGCGCCGAGTCCGCGGACCTGTCCCTGGCCCGGACCGAGAACGTCGAGCTCGGTCCCACGCACCGGGCTTTGCTGGAGGTGCTCGACGGCGGCGGTGCCTGGTTCTTCGGCCAGCTCGCCGAGCGGGCACGCACCGTCCTCGCTGCCGCGGAGGTCACGCGCGACGAGCCGGCACCGCGGGTCTCCTCCGGGGACCTCCTCGGCGCTCTGTGGGACCTGGTGTGGGCCGGGCTCGTGGGCAACGACACCTTCGCCCCGGTCCGCGGGCTGCTGGGCCAGGGCCGCACCGCGCACAAGTCCAGGTCGCGTTCGCCGCGGGCGAGGCCGGTGCGTCCCGGCCGCGGCGCGAGACTGTCCCGGTTGAAGCGGCTCGAGGAGGCCTCCGGCAGTCTTGGCTCCGATGCGGGACGGACCGACTCACTGGCACGTCCGGCCGGTGGCCTGCCCTCGGACCTCGGGCCGATGGATGTGGCCCGGGCTGCCGGCCGCTGGTCCCTGCTGCCCGAGCCCTCGGCCGATCCGACCCTCCGGGCCCACGCCACCGCCGAATATCTGCTGGACCGCTACGGCGTCATCACCCGCGGCTCCGTGATGACCGAGGAGGTCCCCGGCGGCTTCGCAACCCAGTACCGGCTGCTGACCCGCATGGAGGAGGCCGGGCAGGTCCGCCGCGGCTACTACGTGGAGCACCTCGGCGCCGCCCAGTTCTCCACGGGGGCCACCGTGGACCGGCTGCGCGGATTCGCCCAGCAGGATCTGCCGGCGCTCCAGCCCCAGCACGCCGGGGCCCCGTCGCCCTGGCAGGATGACCGTGCCGCGCCCGCCCCGCAGGCCATCGCGCTGGCGGCCACCGACCCCGCCAACCCCTACGGCGCGGCCCTGCCCTGGCCCGAACTCCCCGCCGGTCCGGACGGGGTGCGGCCGACCGGGCAACGGCCCGGGCGGAAGGCGGGCGCCGTCGTCGTCCTCGTGGCCGGCGAACTGGCCCTGTATGTCGAACGGGGCGGGCGCACCCTGCTGCTGTTCTCGGAGGACCCCGCGGCCCTCGGAGCGACGGCCACGGCGTTGGCGTGGGCCCTGCGGACCGCGCGGGTGGAGAAGATGTCCCTGGAGAAGGTCAACGGCGTGCCGCTC
- the sufU gene encoding Fe-S cluster assembly sulfur transfer protein SufU: MSSSELQNLYQQVILDYSKNPYGVGLLGGAAGQSHQLNPTCGDEITLEVHLSGEGADRLVERVRWEGHGCAISQASASLLTELAEGLTVEDLRTRIDAFRTAMQSRGKIAPDEELLGDAVALGGVSRYVARVKCAMLGWVAAEHALVEAEVR, encoded by the coding sequence GTGAGCTCGTCCGAACTGCAGAACCTGTATCAGCAGGTCATCCTCGACTACTCGAAGAACCCCTACGGTGTCGGCCTGCTGGGCGGTGCGGCCGGGCAGTCGCACCAGCTCAACCCGACCTGTGGCGATGAGATCACCCTCGAGGTGCACCTGAGCGGCGAGGGTGCCGACCGGCTGGTCGAGCGGGTCCGCTGGGAGGGCCACGGCTGCGCGATCTCGCAGGCCTCGGCCTCGCTGCTGACCGAGCTCGCCGAGGGGCTGACGGTGGAGGACCTGCGCACCCGCATCGATGCCTTCCGTACTGCCATGCAGTCCCGCGGCAAGATCGCCCCGGACGAGGAACTGCTCGGCGACGCCGTGGCCCTCGGCGGGGTGTCCCGCTACGTGGCCCGGGTGAAGTGCGCGATGCTCGGCTGGGTCGCCGCCGAACACGCCCTCGTGGAGGCCGAAGTCCGCTAG
- a CDS encoding LysR family transcriptional regulator, whose product MDLNLLRTFVAVYESRSLTSAATRLYVTQPAVSQALTRMRRQWDDPLFHRVGRTMEPTAAAQSIYPSFRDALITIDRALDAVHSFDPATSDRRFTVAMSELGEIGYFPALFAAVRSAAPDIGIDVVSLDLDLLPDWLARGTVDLAVTSLPISGSFEHQMLKTERYAVLTGQEHPLAADRAAPALTMADYLGADHAVVASDSGRPALDAALRRLGVPIHPAASVHHFASLPPLLSAHDNLIATVPESIARGWADTWPVVLRDLPFDLPGVEISLLKRTTSQHTAALDWFHSTVLQALRGDPGEFSSIGARDPGAPH is encoded by the coding sequence ATGGACCTGAACCTCCTGCGGACCTTTGTGGCCGTGTACGAATCGCGGAGCCTCACCTCGGCCGCAACTCGGCTCTACGTCACCCAGCCCGCCGTGAGCCAGGCCCTGACGCGCATGCGACGCCAGTGGGATGATCCGCTGTTCCACCGGGTGGGGCGGACCATGGAGCCCACCGCGGCGGCCCAGTCGATCTACCCCTCGTTCCGCGACGCCCTGATCACCATCGACCGGGCCCTGGACGCGGTCCACTCCTTCGACCCGGCGACCTCGGACCGCCGCTTCACCGTGGCCATGTCCGAGTTGGGCGAGATCGGCTATTTCCCAGCGCTGTTCGCCGCCGTCCGTTCCGCTGCTCCGGACATCGGCATCGATGTGGTCTCACTGGACCTCGATCTGCTTCCCGACTGGCTGGCCCGGGGAACGGTGGACCTGGCCGTGACGTCCCTGCCGATCTCCGGGTCCTTCGAGCACCAGATGTTGAAGACGGAGCGCTACGCCGTGCTCACGGGCCAGGAGCACCCGCTGGCAGCGGACAGGGCGGCCCCGGCCCTGACGATGGCCGACTACCTCGGGGCCGATCATGCCGTGGTGGCCAGTGATTCCGGCCGGCCAGCCCTCGACGCGGCGCTCCGGCGGCTGGGAGTACCGATCCATCCCGCGGCCTCGGTGCACCACTTCGCCTCGTTGCCGCCGTTGCTGTCCGCCCACGACAACCTGATTGCCACGGTTCCCGAGTCGATCGCGCGGGGGTGGGCGGATACCTGGCCCGTGGTGTTGCGGGACTTGCCCTTCGACCTGCCGGGAGTCGAGATCTCCCTGCTGAAGCGGACCACCAGCCAGCACACCGCGGCCCTCGACTGGTTCCACAGCACCGTGCTGCAGGCCCTGCGAGGGGACCCCGGTGAGTTCTCCTCCATCGGCGCTCGGGACCCCGGCGCGCCCCACTGA